One segment of Pseudobythopirellula maris DNA contains the following:
- a CDS encoding LamG-like jellyroll fold domain-containing protein — MPRLSVRLLVAVPALLLGGAAMASAGVPAALQPHLINHYTFDDPQGGDPGSATELDLGLDATPIQLLNGAPRVIDGAWGGSVYALETRQNNSGPNDDWKAGVFFDSSAESTLGGSNHVTGVTIAGWFKPLGDVGDNPSPNTNSGDPFDTFNAFGLAGLLRGDDGGVGVDGHGVRALLEVIGGKVVGLGRRLDDQSGSGRVSTVDDWHVVMPPGEWTHLTATFDFDQGEIFLYKNGLALAADQPQTDNWDLDPEETNHTSPTNPAGIKIGGSHPNNSQEQNPFNGRIDELTFFNRVVYPREVRGLYLGLSGQPGDYNGDGVVDAADFTVWRDTRDHSGDLRADGDNNGVVNELDYDLWLDNFGKSWPSPSSASQGQSTPEPSAGALLAVGVWGVTRKRRKP, encoded by the coding sequence ATGCCTCGCCTTTCGGTCCGTTTGTTGGTCGCCGTCCCCGCCCTGCTACTTGGGGGAGCTGCGATGGCGTCTGCCGGTGTGCCCGCCGCTCTCCAACCGCATCTCATCAACCACTACACGTTCGACGACCCCCAAGGGGGCGACCCCGGCTCGGCGACCGAACTCGACCTGGGGCTCGACGCCACGCCGATCCAGCTGCTGAATGGCGCCCCGCGTGTGATCGACGGCGCTTGGGGCGGCAGCGTCTACGCGCTCGAGACCCGTCAGAACAACAGCGGGCCGAACGACGACTGGAAGGCGGGTGTTTTCTTCGATTCCTCCGCCGAATCGACCCTGGGTGGGTCTAACCACGTGACCGGCGTCACGATCGCCGGCTGGTTCAAGCCGCTCGGCGATGTGGGCGACAACCCGAGCCCCAATACCAACAGCGGCGACCCGTTCGACACGTTCAACGCCTTCGGCCTGGCCGGGTTGTTGCGGGGAGACGACGGCGGCGTGGGGGTCGACGGCCACGGTGTGCGGGCCTTGCTCGAGGTAATCGGCGGCAAGGTGGTCGGCCTCGGACGCCGGCTCGACGACCAGAGTGGATCGGGTCGCGTTTCGACGGTCGACGATTGGCACGTGGTGATGCCGCCCGGCGAGTGGACGCACCTGACGGCCACCTTTGATTTCGATCAGGGGGAGATCTTTCTCTACAAGAACGGCTTAGCGCTCGCCGCCGACCAGCCGCAAACCGACAACTGGGATCTCGATCCGGAAGAGACCAACCACACCTCGCCGACCAACCCGGCGGGCATCAAGATCGGCGGCAGCCATCCGAACAACTCGCAGGAGCAGAACCCGTTCAACGGGCGGATCGACGAGTTGACCTTCTTCAATCGCGTGGTCTACCCACGCGAGGTTCGTGGGTTGTACCTGGGACTCAGCGGCCAGCCGGGCGATTACAACGGCGACGGCGTTGTCGACGCCGCCGACTTCACGGTGTGGCGCGACACCCGCGACCATTCGGGAGACCTGCGGGCCGACGGCGACAACAACGGCGTGGTCAACGAGCTCGACTACGACCTGTGGCTCGACAACTTCGGCAAGTCGTGGCCATCGCCGAGCAGCGCCTCGCAGGGGCAGTCGACGCCGGAGCCTTCGGCTGGGGCTCTTTTAGCAGTAGGCGTTTGGGGCGTCACGCGGAAACGTCGCAAGCCGTAG